From the genome of Neodiprion pinetum isolate iyNeoPine1 chromosome 3, iyNeoPine1.2, whole genome shotgun sequence, one region includes:
- the LOC138190721 gene encoding uncharacterized protein: MRSTLALTLVAIFAIRSSEQMLSFYSKPPDEGCILSCVNRLVKRHFDSERQVTILSPGSKGDYVRGIKSEVRLIVNTSKSDKVPSFSRTKQAVVLLEGDMHRDLKTLRFIETFPPRTRFLVVSFVAGTAGSSANSYLEKLVQYLDENHRYSVAIAVKSVDPDPRIYGYTKTAYANCGRPQILDFGKCSSEESVSAVFPTTVNYNLCPIRLATFTWPPMTQFFTENGEIKSKGIESNMVNFIVEHLNATASFLEIAPSEIRNFVSNYRADIGWGQLVMFDDDECSYTKSYGFVEGSVLVSKRLTGAIMSPLNNLMPLETTVWIGIAVVALVIVILRSFLSTFKAIPLLYVLSLCLGTSVTRSPQGLSKRLYFLSLLIFGYLITQAYLAKLMMIFTKAGDQTEINSLAELDESKIPFGGSVTSRKLFMDVYPRIYREYQVMNLSEFKRNIQRLKTGDGGLATYVDKVQFITYGNLENIAALPEVLTLQPIAIVAANASNILSICNRIITGVVESGLLNHWASASTYEKSEGDISLNNFPVEDNIDLKLDHLKTIFQLALVAKLVSLLVFLAEF, translated from the exons ATGCGTTCGACTCTGGCTTTAACGTTGGTGGCGATATTCGCGATAAGGAGTAGCGAGCAGATGTTGTCTTTTTACTCAAAGCCCCCAGACGAGGGGTGCATTTTATCCTGCGTAAATCGACTAGTGAAACGGCACTTCGATTCGGAGCGTCAAGTGACTATTCTGAGCCCAGGATCAAAGGGCGACTACGTTAGAGGCATAAAGAGCGAGGTTCGGTTGATCGTGAATACATCTAAATCAGATAAGGTGCCTTCGTTTTCCCGGACGAAGCAGGCGGTCGTTTTACTCGAAGGAGATATGCATCGGGACCTGAAGACGCTTCGCTTCATCGAGACCTTTCCACCGCGTACCCGTTTCCTCGTCGTTTCTTTCGTCGCCGGTACCGCCGGTTCGTCGGCGAACAGTTACCTCGAAAAGCTCGTACAGTACCTCGACGAGAACCACCGATACTCCGTCGCCATCGCCGTTAAGTCCGTTGATCCTGACCCGCGTATATACGGGTACACAAAAACCGCCTACGCGAACTGCGGCAGGCCCCAAATACTGGATTTTGGAAAATGCTCCAGCGAGGAAAGCGTGTCGGCCGTATTTCCAACCACCGTCAACTACAACCTGTGTCCAATAAGACTGGCCACCTTCACCTGGCCACCCATGACCCAATTCTTCACGGAGAACGGTGAGATCAAGTCGAAGGGAATAGAGTCCAACATGGTCAACTTCATCGTCGAACATCTAAACGCCACTGCGTCTTTCCTCGAAATTGCGCCGTCCG AGATCAGGAATTTCGTCAGTAATTACCGAGCGGACATAGGTTGGGGCCAGTTGGTGATgttcgacgacgacgaatgcTCCTACACAAAGAGCTACGGTTTTGTCGAAGGATCAGTGCTGGTGTCAAAGCGGTTAACCGGGGCCATCATGTCACCGCTGAATAATTTAATGCCGCTTGAAACGACG GTTTGGATCGGCATAGCTGTGGTCGCACTCGTCATCGTGATATTGAGGAGCTTTTTGTCAACGTTCAAGGCTATTCCGTTGCTCTACGTCCTGTCACTTTGTCTGGGCACTAGCGTTACCAGATCGCCGCAAGGTTTGTCGAAACGGTTATATTTCCTGTCATTGCTGATATTTGGGTACTTGATCACTCAAGCATACTTGGCCAAGTTGATGATGATCTTCACCAAGGCCGGTGACCAGACGGAAATCAATTCCCTTGCTGAACTGGATGAGTCGAAAATTCCCTTCGGCGGCAGTGTCACATCGCGAAAATTATTCATGGATGTATATCCAAGAATCTACAGAGAGTACCAG GTTATGAACTTGAGCGAGTTCAAGAGAAACATTCAGAGATTGAAGACCGGGGACGGAGGCTTGGCTACGTACGTAGAT AAAGTCCAGTTTATCACCTACGGAAATTTGGAGAACATCGCCGCATTACCAGAAGTACTTACTTTACAACCGATCGCGATAGTTGCCGCTAATGCGAGCAATATATTGTCAATTTGCAACCGGATCATCACTGGCGTCGTGGAATCTGGCCTTCTGAATCATTGGGCAAGTGCTTCGACTTACGAAAAATCCGAAGGGGACATTTCCTTGAACAATTTTCCAGTTGAAGACAACATTGATCTAAAGTTGGATCACTTAAAAACGATATTTCAATTGGCGCTTGTCGCTAAACTTGTCAGCCTTCTAGTTTTTCTCGCTGAATT TTAA